Genomic window (Ascochyta rabiei chromosome 13, complete sequence):
CTCTCCTTCGACCCTTTGTTATCACCTACTCCTTGTCGACCTTCTTCTCCGCGCCATAGCCGCCCTTGCCCTCAAGATTCTGGTAGGTCTTGCCTTCAGAACGTGGCGCGTTTCTGCCATTCCTGGGGCCTCTCTCGTCGAGGTCCTCCTGTAGCCAGTTGAGCACGAGCTCACCAAGCTGACTGTTGCCAGACAGAACCCTCGAATCGGGATCGCTCTTCACGCCCATGTCATCCAGGCTACCCCACTTCTTGACCTTGCCAAGTGACATGTGTACCAGATGTGTAGGCCAGGTCGCGAGGTTATCCAAGATGTGTGTCGCGTACACGATGGTGCAGGGCCGCTCCCTGGTCTCCTTTTTCAAGAACGCCAAGAAGTTGGATCGCGACAGCAAGTCGAGATCGACGGTAATCTCGTCAAGCAAGAGGATGGTCCATGGTCGCAGCAGGCCCATGGCCAGCTGTACTCTTCTCCTCTCGCCATCAGACACGGCATGCATGCGCCACGTGAGGTCGATGTCCAGAACCTGAACTAGCTCGGCGCACCGCTCCGCGTAGTACTGGCCACCGACAGAGTTGAGGAGGGTGACCACGTCGATGTCTGTCCGCACAATGGGGTTCAGAACCCACTCCAGGCCGAGATAAGTAACGCCCTCGAGGCCATGTTTGAAGGGGTCGACGCCTGCAATGGAGacggtgttggcgggggcCATGCGCTTGCCGGAGAGCAGGCGCAGAAGCGTCGTCTTACCTGCGCCGTTGGCTATGTCTTGTCAGCGGCTATATGATTGGAGGCTTCGATTGCCCTGCTTACCTCCGATCAGAAGGGTTCTGCTACCTGGTGGCAGGTTCAGAAAGACCTCTTTTAACCCACTCGAACCGTCAGGGAATGCATAGCTCAGTTCCTTCACGTCAATTGACGGCGCGGTCTTCTGTTCGTTGGCTTGAGTCGACATTGTGCTGTTAGTGTATGCGGGAGGTATCACGATGTAGGCTGGTAAGCCGTCGTGGTGGACTACTACATTATGTACTGTAAACTAAGCGTGTGGGGACTTCTCGGTGACTCGCGGTGTTGACGACATCAGATGCCGAACAACGGCTAGTGCCGAATTGGCAGGTCGCAGGGACTTCCAACCTCAGCTGTTCGGCACTTCAGTAAAGAATGATCTGCGGATTTTCAGTCCTCTATTCTGGATCGACCCGTTACTGTCTTTACAAGAACAGAGCAGACATCATGGCAGCCACTGAATTGCGTCTGAACAGCTGCGTGCCTACGTGATCTAGGCTTCGAAACTGAGCAGCATCATTAGTGCTATCTTCATATCAATTAGCCATTGCAGTGCCCGACTCCTTCAAAAGCCCTCTCACTGTTCCTTTCATGTTCTAGTTTCCTTGGAGATTAAAGTTGTATGCATGCTTGACTCGGCTTCTTTTCCTGTGTTTTTTCTTCTTTCAAATGTCGATTTACGCCCCTACTCGCACTTCTATTCCAACAGCCGAACGTTTTCAGGAAATCTGTCCCACATCTGCAACCTCTCAATAAACCGCTTCTTCTTGTCACGGAAGGCATTTGTTCAACATTTTTGCTCGTAATTGCAACCGTCTCGGTACCAAGTATTCACCGTGGGTTCGCCAACTAAAGGTTACGAAATATCTGTGAACCATGGAACGGTTACAAGCTCGAATAGATGCAGTATATGTCTGCCTACAAGCCTGGATATTCCCCAATCTCCATCCTCTGCAATTCTTATCAACCCGTCTTCCACAACGCTATTTCAACTATGTCGATAAACTCAGTCTTTGCGACTGTCTCCAGCATCATCAGTGACCTGTTAGAATTCTTGTTCTACGTTATGCTGGCTCTCTTGGTCATGGGTGTCGGAGTGGTGGTCTTGGGTTCTCTTGCTGGAGGCACCTATGTTGCTTTCGACTATCTTAGAAACCCGGAAAGATACACGGTCAGCCGGATCATCGGTTAGTATCCCGGGGAACCTTAGGACCTCTGCTAACCTATGAACATAGAGTGTGCGAAGAAACTGTACCCCGAGTACACGGCTTTCGAGGTCAAAACCAAGCGTAATCACGACAACACGGATGAAGACCTTGGTCCCTCGCGGTGTTCTGCCGCCGTTTGCGGCACTAAAGAAGGCGAACAGTCTCAGCTAATGGTCATCGAGAGGTGGCATCAGCCCACGCTACTCCAGGACTTGGAGAGGAAGATCAAAGAGACTTTGCGCAGAAAGGAGGCAGGGTGCGATTTGGAGGCGGAGTATGAGTGGAGAGTTGTAGAGAGCGCTTAATCCCCCTTGTCATCAGACGGTTTCAGGTAACGCTCGAGATTGCCTACTTTACAAGAGGAGAGATAGGATTAGGGTTGAGCATTTCCTTGTTTCAGATGAAACGCCTGTATTAGAACATGATGGCTTCTTGCATCGCCCCAAGGATGCCGATCACCGGCTGCAATTGTGCATTCAAGCATCACACGATAGCGAATGAAAACCACCTTCACTGAACCATAACTGCCTCTTCACGTACAACTCTGTTTTTGATAGAATTCTTATGAAGAAAACCCCGTATTCTCGAGAGTATCATTGCAAATACATTTTTCTTGGTAAACTACAAGCCGCAAACGTGATCCACGAGCGAAATACAGCTGCCTTAAAAGCACAGGTTTCATGGGAGAAGCAGAAAGGGTGACAGTCCATGTAGAAGGTCATCGCATCAGCTGTTTGGAAGGATCATGTCCTGTAATCTTCACGCATGTAGACTCTCCCCCTGACAATCTGGTACAAGACCTTCAAAATTCCTCCCTAGTATCGAGCATCAGTCTGTCATGATCCTTGACTAGAATCAGGTGTCTTTTCAACACACAAAACCTGCATCTGGCTTAAGCTCTTTTCATCGGATTATTCAATCCACACTCGCCCACGATAATTTTCGACTTCTCCACCACTCTTAGACGTTGAAGTCTATCATGGTGCTCGATTGTCCATGATCTTCTACATCTTGCCACTTTGCATGAATTTCAAGAACAAACAGAGATAAAACCATAAGCCGCATTGTGATTGGAGCCTAGGGAATGGTTGATTCAAGACTGAGATGCGCATACATGTTACTATGGCTCGTGATCTGTAGGTAGGGCGCTCGGAATGATTCCATGCAATCTCATGAAGAAACGAAACCTGCCAGACAAGGCTGGCGGTCTCCTGGAACCAAGGCCAAGAAAGTATATCGGGCAAGCTGACGACACTACAGTCTTTCCCTGGTGATGCTATGTCATAGCCGAAACGAGTGTCAGGTAGCCTATCCGGATCTACACAAACACAAACATTTCTCACTTGTTGATACTTCTACTCAAAACAGGTTGCAGTCTTCCAAGAAAAGTTTCGCTGCGTTTTCTTCATGACGTTCTCAAACTCTACCACTGCCCCTCTCATCACGCCGCATTGGGCTACACGACTAACCGGGAACGAGGAATGCCGCTGCAACGATACCGTCCATGAAACCGAAGTACCAGATGTCTAGGTTGCTACTTCGCCTAGGCAGAGTCGAAGAAGAAGTGGGATAACGACGAGACCTGAGCTTTGTGATATTTCTGGCCGGACTGTGATCGTGTGCCAGGCAGGACAAAGAGTACAAATCCATGGACTCCAAGGTCTAGGTCCAGGAAAATCACTGAAGGATGTTGCGTCTGCAGGCTCGTTGTTGCAGCTGCTTCCCTAGCTGAGATGTTTCAGATAGCTGTGATGGCAATATGTCTTGCGGCTGCTGACAGCATGGAAACCTAGCGTGCAACGACCTGAACAACAAGCATCTCATTGTGGTATCTTGGCAACTGCTACAGCGAATTCAAAGCCGCTCAATGTGATTCGAAAATGTCTCGCAACGGCAGGGTGTCGCGTCTCTATGCAAGTAGATCTCGCCTGTACAATTGATTGCTCCGCAAGGACTATCTCTGGTCCAGCATGTGCTTGAACTTTTCAATCTACGTTTGCGTTAGCTCGATTCGTGTCCAATGATGTTTAGAACTTACCTTTGTGCTCAAGTATTTTTCCACCTCCTCGCTCTTGATGCCCTGCTTCCCGCCCGTCTTCCAAGCCAGAGGTACCATGGCTACCCTCTCCCTGACAACGACCTCTCTCGCAGGACCCTCCACCGCGCGGACCTTGTCGGGGTTGTTGGTGAGCAACCTGATTCCCCTCTCCCCATCTAGTCCCAGGTCCATGAGCATAGCGGTAGCCAGTCCATAACTCCTCGCATCTGCAGGGTGTCTAAGCAAAACATTCGCTTCGTAGGTATCGTTGCCCAGATCTTGCAGATTGTACGCTTTCAGTTTCTCGCCAAGCCCAATGCCGCGCCCTTCTTGCCGCAGGTAGATGATGGCGCCGCCAGAAGGCGAGAATGTGGGATCAGCCATTAGGCGTGCGCCTTCGTCGAGTTGCTCACCGCAGTCACAGCGCGCGGACCAGACGGTTTCACCGGTGTAGCACTCGGAGTGGATGCGGACGAGGGGGAGGTCTGAGGTTGGGGTTCGAGTGTCGCCGTCGTCCGAAGAGGCCGGAGAAGGCGAAATCAGACCGTTGTCGAGGTCTGTCGTGCTTGGCTCGGATCTGCGTTTCGAGGGAACGCCTTCGGAGCGCTTGATTGCTTCTATGCGCGAGCTCGTTCGGCCGGGGAACAGCCGCCCTACATAGGCACCTCTGGTCATACGGTCAAGCTCTGTTTCCCCAGGTCTCTCCGCGTCCAGGGAACGCGAGCGGATCTGGCTGCCAAACACAATCGCCAGGTGCTCTTTGGTGTCTACGTTGTTGCGGTATACGTGCAGCCACATCTCGTGGCCGGTGGTGGTGGGTATGCGCGCCCGCACTTCGCACTCGACCACGGGCAGCTTTTCGAGGAGCTCAGGCCTTGGCGACTGGGTGGACACGGAGGTGTCGACAGGTATGGAGCGGGGCGGCCGGCGCGGCTGCGACGGGGTGCTGAAGCCGGGCGTCGCTGGAGGCGTGAATGCCGGCGAGATGATCGAGGGCGGGGGGTCAGATCCGCGGTGCTGCGATGCTCTGGGGCCGGGGTTGTGTGTCGTATCCTCCCCTACTGCGGCCCCTGACGTGTGGAAGTCAAAGCCGGTGCGGCTCGGGCTCTGGGGCTGCGGTGTGTGCAGTGGCGGTAGGCCCGGTGACGTGTGCGACGGTAGTTCGGGCATGCTGAGGAATTCGTGCAAAGTCAATGGAAAGCAATGCGAGCAGCGGGAATGTGCGGACGTGTTAGCGACGTGTGGGCAGCATGTCGTGATGAGGCCGAGGGAGTTTCAGTGGGGTTGGCGACTCATGTCGAAAGCCCCGAGGCCGAAGCCGCTCCCGGGGTTCCTTTTGGAAGCCTGCGGAAGGGCGCCGACGTCTGACTGCTGGAGCAGGCGGCGGATGCGTCAGCGTCTTGGTAAGCGACGCCCAGCAGACGGTGAAGTGTGGATGAGGGACGAGACGACGCTGGTTGCGTCTGTTTTGCTATGGCGATATGCAGTGCAGTTGTGGCTTCCTTCCGAATCTGTGTTACCCACGCCGTTCCCCTCATTCGCTCCACTGTCAACCGGCCCACCTCAATCCACCCTGCGCTCCCTGCCCCAGACCTCGTCCGCGCTCTTCTTGCCCTTGGTCTCCGGCACATACCACAAGAGGAAGCCAAAGAAGAAGGCAGAAAGTGCTGCAAATATGAGATAGACCTTGCCGCCCAGCTGTGCGCTCAGGAGTGGGAAGAACTGTGCCACGAGGAAGGTTGCGATCCAGTTCGCACCAAGTGCAATACTTTGCGTTGCGTCTACGGCTTCTGGGCCCACGAGCTCGCTGGCCAGAATGAATGGCACTGGCCCCAGACCCAGGGCGAAGCTGGAAACGAAGAAGAGGACAGCGAGCGCTGAGAGCACAGGCACCGACTTCATGATGCCAATGGCAAGAAGGAGAGCGCTGATGCCCATGCCAGCAATGGAGCCGAGGAGACATGGCTTGCGTCCGAACTTGTCTGGGAGGGGCGCGCCTCCCGCTGTGATGACAATGTTGACTGCAGACACGGCAAGGTTGAGCAAGGCAGAGTTGGACTCGAGTAGGCCTGCTAGCAGCGACACGCCGTACATGACGATGCTATTGATGCCGCTGAACTGCTGCGCCAGCATGACCATGATGACAGCAGTAGCCGCTTTCTTGTAGTCTGGGTGGCGCAAGACTTGCATTATGGTCAGAGAAGCTTGGTCACCAGACGACTTGGAGGCAGGCTGTGGCGAACCTCCTTCGTTGGCCAGGAGAGTCTGCTCCTCCTCTGCTGTGGGGTTAGCCATGTTGAATCGCACGTGTCA
Coding sequences:
- a CDS encoding CCR4-NOT regulatory complex component; translation: MSTQANEQKTAPSIDVKELSYAFPDGSSGLKEVFLNLPPGSRTLLIGANGAGKTTLLRLLSGKRMAPANTVSIAGVDPFKHGLEGVTYLGLEWVLNPIVRTDIDVVTLLNSVGGQYYAERCAELVQVLDIDLTWRMHAVSDGERRRVQLAMGLLRPWTILLLDEITVDLDLLSRSNFLAFLKKETRERPCTIVYATHILDNLATWPTHLVHMSLGKVKKWGSLDDMGVKSDPDSRVLSGNSQLGELVLNWLQEDLDERGPRNGRNAPRSEGKTYQNLEGKGGYGAEKKVDKE
- a CDS encoding GTP cyclohydrolase II gives rise to the protein MPELPSHTSPGLPPLHTPQPQSPSRTGFDFHTSGAAVGEDTTHNPGPRASQHRGSDPPPSIISPAFTPPATPGFSTPSQPRRPPRSIPVDTSVSTQSPRPELLEKLPVVECEVRARIPTTTGHEMWLHVYRNNVDTKEHLAIVFGSQIRSRSLDAERPGETELDRMTRGAYVGRLFPGRTSSRIEAIKRSEGVPSKRRSEPSTTDLDNGLISPSPASSDDGDTRTPTSDLPLVRIHSECYTGETVWSARCDCGEQLDEGARLMADPTFSPSGGAIIYLRQEGRGIGLGEKLKAYNLQDLGNDTYEANVLLRHPADARSYGLATAMLMDLGLDGERGIRLLTNNPDKVRAVEGPAREVVVRERVAMVPLAWKTGGKQGIKSEEVEKYLSTKIEKFKHMLDQR